Proteins from a genomic interval of Medicago truncatula cultivar Jemalong A17 chromosome 3, MtrunA17r5.0-ANR, whole genome shotgun sequence:
- the LOC25489285 gene encoding uncharacterized protein, whose amino-acid sequence MVRRGVPLCVQCGTRSNPCRCKVVGPTIGFVAFVVAGVVEWPVGALVYIFKHRKGRRIMGHPATVVYPKVTRAIPI is encoded by the coding sequence ATGGTTAGAAGAGGGGTTCCTCTTTGCGTGCAGTGTGGCACAAGAAGCAACCCGTGCCGGTGTAAGGTGGTGGGGCCAACGATCGGATTCGTGGCGTTTGTCGTGGCGGGGGTGGTGGAATGGCCGGTTGGGGCTCTTGTTTATATCTTTAAGCATAGGAAGGGTCGCAGAATCATGGGTCATCCTGCCACCGTTGTATACCCAAAAGTCACCAGAGCCATCCCCATATGA